The following are from one region of the Amylibacter sp. IMCC11727 genome:
- the mutS gene encoding DNA mismatch repair protein MutS: protein MMAQFLEIKEDYPNALLFYRMGDFYELFFDDAVLAAEALDIALTKRGKHLGQDIPMCGVPHHAAETYLLTLIRKGFRVGVCEQLESPAEAKKRGSKSVVKRGVVRLVTPGTLTEDSLLDARQHNYLCAFANVRDKSAMAWVDVSTGDFHVQSCPNVGVSPLLARLAPREVLVGDNPENWLRETVEESGASVTELARASFDSTAAIDRLTGLFSVKSLDAFGTFERHELAAMGAIVDYLHITQKGKLPLVKPPVAEATDTSMRIDSATRRNLELTRTISGDRTGALLTVIDKTITGSGARLLETRLNNPSRHLETVQNRLDAVSFFTENQQIKNDLRTVLRSAPDMDRALTRISLDRSGPRDIAAIRDGLIAAQGILGIFTNAQMPDLLQNAVEHLKNHDGLVAFLQTRLIQEPPLLARDGGFTASGYRTDLDEARTLRDEGRKVVLSMQKDYADLASVSALKIKHNNVLGYFIETPATHADKMLSAPLSDTFIHRQTTANAVRFTTLELSELETKILNAGGRALEIEQEVFKELCAEILSFGVEIGQAAKALAELDLQSALAELSLTENWTRPKVSDDRSFKITGGRHPVVDAVLRKQANGSFVANDCDLSDETEAKRLWLLTGPNMAGKSTFLRQNALIAILAQMGSFVPANEAHIGLVSQLFSRVGASDDLARGRSTFMVEMVETAAILNQADQNALVILDEIGRGTATYDGLSIAWATLEHLHEANKCRALFATHYHELTQLSSKLENLMNATIAVREWEGEIIFLHEVKQGAADRSYGVQVAQLAGLPASVVERARVVLDALEKGDREGGNKAATLFEDLPLFAATPAPVAQPAKTSEVEELLSDVLPDELSPKDALALVYRLKEKLGS from the coding sequence ATGATGGCGCAATTCCTTGAGATCAAGGAAGACTACCCGAATGCGCTGTTGTTCTATCGTATGGGCGACTTTTACGAGTTGTTTTTTGACGATGCGGTTTTAGCAGCCGAAGCATTGGACATTGCCCTTACAAAGCGCGGCAAACATCTGGGCCAAGACATTCCCATGTGCGGCGTACCGCACCACGCAGCCGAAACCTATCTACTGACCCTTATCCGCAAAGGGTTTCGTGTTGGTGTTTGCGAACAGCTCGAATCGCCAGCCGAGGCGAAAAAGCGCGGTAGTAAATCCGTTGTGAAACGCGGTGTTGTGCGGCTCGTTACTCCTGGCACATTGACCGAGGATAGCTTGCTTGATGCGCGCCAACACAACTATCTGTGCGCCTTTGCCAATGTCCGCGATAAATCTGCAATGGCATGGGTTGATGTATCAACGGGGGATTTCCATGTTCAATCCTGCCCAAATGTGGGCGTATCGCCCTTGCTGGCCCGCCTTGCCCCGCGCGAGGTTTTGGTTGGTGACAACCCCGAAAACTGGCTGCGTGAAACGGTCGAAGAATCTGGCGCTTCTGTCACGGAACTGGCCCGCGCCAGTTTTGACAGCACTGCCGCCATTGATCGCTTAACTGGATTGTTTAGCGTAAAGTCTCTCGACGCGTTTGGCACGTTTGAACGCCATGAACTCGCCGCTATGGGTGCAATTGTCGATTACCTGCACATCACGCAAAAGGGCAAACTCCCACTGGTAAAACCCCCAGTGGCCGAAGCAACCGATACATCCATGCGGATTGATTCCGCCACGCGCCGCAATCTGGAACTAACCCGTACTATCAGCGGGGATCGGACCGGTGCGCTCTTGACTGTAATTGATAAAACCATCACGGGGTCTGGTGCGCGCTTGCTGGAAACGCGGCTAAACAATCCGTCGCGCCATTTGGAAACCGTCCAGAACCGTTTAGACGCTGTCAGTTTCTTTACCGAAAACCAACAAATCAAAAATGACCTTCGCACGGTCCTGCGTAGCGCCCCTGATATGGATCGCGCCCTAACCCGTATTTCGCTGGATCGCTCAGGTCCCCGCGATATCGCTGCCATTCGTGACGGTTTGATCGCAGCCCAAGGCATTTTGGGTATTTTCACCAATGCACAGATGCCAGACCTGCTGCAAAATGCCGTGGAACACTTGAAAAATCATGACGGCCTAGTGGCATTCCTGCAAACTCGGCTGATCCAAGAGCCTCCTTTACTGGCCCGTGACGGCGGGTTTACCGCAAGTGGATACCGCACCGATCTGGACGAAGCGCGCACCCTACGCGACGAAGGGCGCAAAGTCGTACTATCCATGCAAAAAGACTATGCAGATTTGGCTAGCGTTTCTGCATTAAAAATCAAACATAACAATGTGTTGGGCTATTTCATTGAAACCCCAGCAACCCATGCGGATAAGATGTTGTCAGCCCCTTTGTCGGACACGTTTATCCACCGTCAAACCACCGCAAACGCAGTTCGATTTACCACATTGGAACTGTCGGAACTGGAAACAAAAATCCTCAATGCGGGGGGCCGTGCGCTTGAAATTGAGCAAGAAGTGTTCAAAGAACTCTGTGCAGAAATCCTGTCTTTCGGAGTGGAAATTGGACAGGCAGCAAAAGCATTGGCCGAGCTGGATTTGCAGTCTGCGCTCGCCGAACTTTCGCTCACCGAAAATTGGACCCGCCCCAAAGTCAGCGATGATCGCAGCTTTAAGATCACAGGCGGGCGTCACCCCGTGGTTGATGCAGTATTGCGCAAACAGGCGAACGGCAGTTTCGTTGCAAACGATTGTGATTTGTCAGATGAAACCGAAGCTAAACGCCTCTGGTTGCTCACTGGTCCGAACATGGCCGGTAAGTCCACATTTTTGCGCCAAAACGCTCTGATCGCAATCCTTGCACAGATGGGATCCTTTGTTCCCGCGAACGAGGCCCACATTGGCCTGGTATCACAACTCTTTTCCCGTGTTGGTGCATCTGATGATCTGGCACGCGGGCGGTCCACTTTCATGGTGGAAATGGTCGAAACCGCCGCGATTTTGAACCAAGCCGATCAAAACGCGCTGGTCATTTTGGATGAAATTGGACGTGGGACGGCAACCTATGATGGCCTATCTATTGCATGGGCAACGCTTGAACATCTGCACGAAGCCAACAAATGTCGCGCCTTATTTGCCACGCATTATCATGAGCTTACACAACTGTCTTCAAAGTTGGAAAACCTGATGAACGCCACAATCGCTGTGCGTGAATGGGAAGGCGAGATCATTTTCCTGCATGAAGTCAAACAAGGCGCAGCTGACCGTTCTTACGGTGTTCAGGTCGCACAACTTGCAGGGTTGCCCGCATCTGTTGTTGAACGCGCCCGCGTGGTATTGGACGCACTGGAAAAAGGCGACCGTGAAGGCGGCAACAAAGCCGCCACCTTATTCGAAGATTTGCCGCTGTTCGCCGCCACGCCTGCACCCGTGGCCCAACCCGCAAAAACATCCGAAGTCGAGGAATTGCTATCCGACGTTCTTCCCGACGAACTTTCGCCCAAAGACGCGCTTGCGCTGGTGTATCGGCTTAAAGAAAAACTCGGATCATAA